One window of Scheffersomyces stipitis CBS 6054 chromosome 1, whole genome shotgun sequence genomic DNA carries:
- the FMT1 gene encoding methionyl-tRNA transformylase (Formyl-Methionyl-tRNA Transformylase) yields the protein PLNIAFFGSDSFSVQSLDRLYRYKLQHPERISSIKVVTRTIKPTGRNLKAYVDLPIGDYCKKLEESLNSIPVLRADSTEDILSILNSNTFSLAIAVSYGKLIPAKFLESCEFGGLNVHPSLLPKYSGSSPIQYTLLNDDRTAGCTVQTLHPTKFDQGNIILQSKEIPVSNKDNFESLQIRLGAIGSDLLVQVIDEGLFMENCSPHLRSENKYAFSLAPKIRPSSSEIKWSIKSSLQIKRMEDALGPLHSYKFVNLKRKKKVIQENQRVILSDIEVIKCGYYPSISKPGQFCLEDSSNPRLIIKTVDGHIGVRKLKFQACKEEVPEVFLKALAKRSGDTPHQFDATCFN from the coding sequence CCTCTAAATATTGCTTTCTTTGGAAGTGATTCTTTTAGCGTGCAATCGTTAGATAGACTTTACAGGTACAAATTGCAACACCCAGAGAGAATTCTGTCCATCAAGGTTGTCACCAGAACCATCAAGCCTACTGGAAGGAATCTAAAAGCTTATGTGGATCTACCAATTGGTGACTACTGTAAGAAATTAGAGGAAAGTTTGAATAGCATTCCTGTGTTACGAGCTGATTCCACAGAGGATATACTAAGcattttgaattcaaataCATTCTCGTTGGCAATTGCAGTTTCATATGGAAAGCTTATACCCGCAAAGTTTTTGGAGTCCTGCGAATTCGGAGGTCTCAATGTCCATCCTTCATTGCTTCCTAAATATTCTGGTTCTTCGCCGATTCAGTATACTTTGCTTAATGACGATAGAACGGCTGGTTGCACAGTACAGACCCTTCATCCAACGAAGTTCGATCAAGGTAAtataattttgcaatcaaaaGAAATACCTGTTTCAAATAAAGATAACTTTGAGAGCTTGCAAATTCGTTTGGGGGCCATCGGAAGTGATCTCTTGGTTCAAGTTATAGACGAAGGTCTATTCATGGAAAATTGTTCGCCCCATCTTCGAAGTGAGAATAAGTACGCGTTTTCGCTTGCTCCCAAAATACGTCCATCAAGCTCTGAGATAAAATGGTCAATCAAATCTTCGTTGCAGATAAAACGGATGGAAGATGCATTGGGCCCATTGCATTCTTACAAATTtgtgaacttgaagagaaagaaaaaggtAATACAGGAGAACCAGAGGGTTATTCTTTCTGATATTGAGGTTATTAAATGTGGATATTACCCTTCGATTTCCAAGCCTGGTCAATTTTGTCTTGAGGATTCGAGTAATCCCCGTTTGATTATAAAAACCGTAGATGGTCATATTGGCGTTAGAAAACTAAAATTTCAAGCTTGCAAGGAAGAGGTACCAGAAGTTTTTCTTAAAGCATTGGCAAAGAGATCTGGAGACACTCCTCATCAATTTGATGCTACATGTTTCAACTAA
- the VPS13 gene encoding vacuolar sorting — translation MFESLVANLVNRFLGSYIENFDAKQLNIGIWSGDVKLKNLKLKKESLDKFKLPVDVKFGHLGELTLQIPWSNLKSKPVRVIIEDVYLLASPKIIKDFDIEEDNRRELELKKQRLENLEAIQSVTSQAQDGIDTAQNETFTESLITKIVDNLQVTIKNIHIRYEDDSVLAESPYALGISLNELSAVSTDEGWKPSFIEITQTLTRKLLTLKYLSCYMNTESSSIYTDNYEDLLNRFKESIITDQNYSIDLQFLIKPVSGGGKITLNKAGSTEAFPHIRAELSFKSFRIELDSQQYRDILWTASKFHWYTKTHKFRKFRPKVTVEEDPKQWFQYAAKSVLNEIHERNYKWSWEYFAKRRDQRKAYIKLWKAKLSNNMTTDQKYDLSNLETLLPFEDIKFYRSLARSELRKQNAISLASESGANNPQNTSYGGWISSWWGTAPAADASANNTIEEKTEADESKLELSLTDDQRKALYDAIDYDENQEIIDSIDLPKDRVKLEVFTSLEEGGITIRRRTDEQNLAEVVFEGCTAQFYQRPDSFLAKFQLQEFRVEDGTGTTLYKHIVSVKQMHSHLHEDSNVIANDPFFQMSFENNPLDESADSILLGKLKSMTIFYNPMFIEEVARFFRPPKIHLDTVGAIMNAAEATVEGLTAQTRIGLQYALEEHKTINVKLDLQAPLIIVPLDPSNFKSPVAILDAGHISVVSNLVDKAIIEEVRSKESYTEDDWKKLNTLMYDQFNVHLQDAQFLVGPNIKSTMEQLHSETSKGNSLMLDKLNIKLLLGISILPDAHNLAKFKVSGEVPEINLAINDFQYKTIMQIIDASLPNFDEFDGEESSVFEAFGTRNGSVEIEDTDKTNMDSKQIEAISKQHIFEFSFNVQSVNISLSRCINGHTLQTEPLVDLVGDYLSLNFYNTQKLMHLDLILDDINLIDHIERSGVPEFARLISSNNFTDEEIVNKEIFKLDYWRTQRIVEYNDKEIEVFDQDIKMDIATVKFVVSRKSLLSLLNFVLNTFTDPNAEATPADELKHNDSRDDEVSPQKINVKINLDSIILVLNEDGLKLATLKLSTADISVFLVPEEMEVNGKLGALSLHDEINQGSPRDSLLRNLISMEGDNLAEFVYKTFDREISANTYNTFISFNTGAIAINFVESSLNRILSYLSQFLKMKAIYDKARDAAINQAGQIDDANKIKFDLLIKAPTIIFPTLVKNSNMLYDTVSASLGELYAYNEFKESNGIMKNIISTGIRKVNLLSLFHFEKNCRQKSKIVDNFDVSFLIDYNETYVKDIPTFIINGRMPALDLNLTELQLKKLLSLSDSVLKVFNFPDASYTFDDIEIDAENANAVIRHDTTVRNANVTTKPIKLDVHESQAIEIPPEHRNVELKFEVPSISLKIYNRTFGIEDIEKKRLASFSLNKFDFDFDMREDGHFTSNFSVGSFVVSDIRENTDSKFRELIPPISGDNDQFVLSVTTDGPAEKKNITAMLTIEKPSTILVLDYLFELKAFFDKGFEKDSSMIVDYAQNREMITGDRGSISGSAKIDNSPGPQPSSSNIGFSINVKEPSVILLADSSKEDTEAIVFKVEQVLVASQNVISLAANNIGLFLTAMNDFDDTRYRIIDDFSVSFAHDSNGSTSTSFLTNIQASVDPMIVRVSLRDIRLALDIFNHVNELYSKAHADQTASQESDYNLSEDFKRRLSKYAPSILTSLSAKSLTAKEAVSIDNATVVKGEELVASIGGVRFVLIGDVHELPVLDMNVKPFEVRAINWSTDLNAEVHIEQFVNIYNYARSTWEPLIEPWPIAIYASNVLTPQKSLLVEVVSRQLAEITLTSHSVALLSQISSLITSDQRLKLRGEDNPYLIVNETGFDLEVWSDSSDDTRENRRVIKSHDKLSWSFEDWRDIRENLDTNNKVGILGVRLLNSQYEIVNGISATGEGEELFILYPPVDGVHNRLSCDIALGDDNVKTILFKSTVRVENDADVPIIVKVMNDNATEELVIESKKGKALPIDFVYASAIKIRPYIDTPYEWSDRPLHWKDLIKNEVSLKCSAVLSNDLSSFYFQAEAIYDHEEPLARIYPHLRLVISAPVEIENLLPFDLNYRLYDKNLKKDWKGSVDKGIKSYVHVVSLENLLLLSVEPKNCNFGKSEFAIINISKASEFKRENTLILRSQDGQQLKLRIYYPRKKSNSTSLRVVIYSPYVILNRTGQNLLVDEKGNSTYSYGKSSLQPVIPVMFSFDRFGDRQNRAQLKIGDSAFTAPISFDALGQDINAKAQVPGRQIEMNVGISIAEGEGKYNLSKVVTIAPRYIVRNSLQETLQIVENGTTKQIQIGPKELLPLYGLRRLEKKSILIKFLHSSKTWSSPFTLDDIGQLFIKVYKENVGQVLLKVSIILENATMFIQIENANNNWPFSIRNFSDSEFYVYQNDPNINENGELVKNDTQYKPIYYKIPAKSVMPYAYDYPNAVIKELIIRSHGRERAVNLAEIGNLKPFRLPPTQDAEQSIVDLNVVADGPTQSLIITNYDPSVSLYKLPGEKSSSTVALSQNFEASEGDENYHIKIVTKFEGFGLSLINTRFQELCYITIRGLELRYNESDLYQNISFKLKWMQIDNQLYGGIFPIIQYPSVIPKSGRELNSHPSLSGSLVRVKDDSHGVLFIKYATILLQEMTFEIDEDFLFALLEFAKFPGASWNKESVDKLCDAELKLPEPGSLTGASDIYFEALHLQPIQLNLSFVRTERVNAEDKASSQNTLMFFFNVLTMAIGNINDAPIKLNSLFIENLRVPIPILIESIQTHYGQSFFYQVHKILGSADFIGNPVGLFNHISSGVLDIFYEPYQGFIINDRPQELGISIAKGGLSFVKKSIFGFSDSFAKFTGSIAKGLSVATMDKNFQERRRLNQRRNKPKHALYGVASGANSFFESVSSGVTGIATAPIEGANAEGAAGFFKGLGRGVVGLPTKTAIGFFDLASNVSEGIRNTTTVFDAEGLDKVRLPRHIPHDHVIRPFSQREAQGQYWLNSIDGDVYFRETYLAHLLLSGEEKVVLVTYKMIVLFEVNNLKSKWVISFDQIKSISVEPSGLSIGLKRREGPFIPIPEKKNRNFLYNKIAIAVEEFNKHCQIVL, via the exons ATGTTTGAATCTTTGGTGGCAAACCTTGTGAATCGATTTTTGGGATCGTACATTGAGAACTTCGACGCGAAGCAGCTCAATATTGGGATATGGAGTGGAGACGTaaagttgaaaaacttgaaattgaagaaagaatccCTAGACAAATTCAAACTTCCAGTTGATGTAAAATTCGGTCACCTCGGTGAATTGACCTTACAAATTCCTTGGTCAAACCTCAAGTCAAAGCCAGTTAGAGTCATAATTGAGGATGTTTACTTGCTTGCGTCTCCTAAGATCATAAAGGACTTtgatatagaagaagacaatcGTCGTGAACTAGAATTAAAGAAGCAAAGAttggaaaacttggaaGCCATTCAGAGCGTAACTTCACAGGCTCAAGATGGGATAGACACAGCTCAAAATGAAACTTTCACAGAATCTTTAATTACaaaaattgtagataatTTACAAGTTACAATCAAAAATATCCATATAAGGTACGAAGATGACTCGGTTTTGGCGGAATCTCCTTACGCATTGGGTATCTCATTGAATGAATTGTCAGCAGTTTCTACTGATGAAGGTTGGAAGCCAAGTTTTATTGAAATAACCCAAACCTTAACAAGAAAGCTTTTAACATTGAAATACTTAAGTTGTTACATGAACACTGAATCATCTTCCATTTATACCGATAACTACGAGGACCTCTTGAATCGGTTTAAGGAATCAATCATTACAGATCAAAACTATTCAATAGATTTGCAATTCCTAATTAAACCTGTTTCAGGTGGGGGCAAGATCACGCTTAACAAGGCAGGTTCTACAGAGGCATTCCCTCATATTAGGGCTGAATTGCTGTTCAAGTCATTTAGAATCGAGCTTGACTCACAACAGTATCGGGATATCTTGTGGACTGCATCAAAATTTCACTGGTATACTAAGACTCATAAATTTAGGAAATTCCGACCAAAGGTTacagttgaagaagatccaaaGCAATGGTTTCAGTACGCTGCAAAGTCTGTATTGAACGAGATACACGAAAGGAACTATAAATGGAGCTGGGAGTATTTtgcaaagagaagagatCAAAGAAAAGCGTACATTAAACTTTGGAAAGCAAAATTATCCAATAACATGACAACAGATCAAAAGTATGATCTTTCAAATTTGGAAACGCTCCTACCATTTGAAGATATAAAATTTTATAGATCATTGGCAAGAAGTGAGCTTCGAAAACAGAATGCAATTTCTTTGGCATCAGAAAGTGGTGCAAATAACCCGCAGAATACCTCCTATGGAGGATGGATATCATCATGGTGGGGTACTGCACCAGCTGCAGATGCTTCTGCTAATAACACCATAGAAGAGAAGACAGAAGCCGATGAAAGCAAATTGGAACTTTCGTTGACAGATGATCAAAGAAAAGCATTATATGATGCAATTGACTATGACGAAAACCAGGAGATTATAGACTCAATTGATTTGCCTAAGGACAGAGTGAAACTAGAAGTGTTCACTTCATTAGAAGAGGGTGGCATTACAATAAGACGAAGGACTGATGAACAAAATTTAGCTGAAGTTGTGTTTGAAGGATGTACAGCTCAATTTTACCAACGCCCGGACTCTTTCTTGgcaaaatttcaattacAAGAGTTTAGAGTAGAGGATGGAACGGGAACTACGTTGTACAAGCATATTGTTAGTGTTAAACAGATGCATTCACACTTGCATGAAGATTCGAATGTAATCGCAAATGACCCATTCTTTCAAATGTCTTTTGAAAACAACCCACTAGACGAAAGTGCTGATTCTATTTTACTAGGGAAATTGAAGTCGATGACTATATTTTATAATCCGATGtttattgaagaagtcgcCCGATTTTTTAGGCCTCCAAAAATCCACCTTGATACAGTCGGTGCAATTATGAATGCTGCTGAAGCAACTGTCGAAGGACTTACTGCTCAAACTAGAATTGGTTTGCAGTACGCGCTAGAAGAACATAAGACCATAAATGTCAAATTAGACTTGCAAGCGCCTCTTATAATTGTTCCGTTGGATCCTTCCAACTTTAAGTCACCAGTTGCTATTCTTGATGCAGGTCATATCAGTGTAGTAAGCAATTTGGTTGATAAAGCAAtaatagaagaagttcGCTCGAAAGAAAGCTACACAGAAGATGATTGGAAGAAACTTAACACCTTGATGTATGACCAGTTTAACGTGCATTTACAGGATGCACAATTTCTTGTAGGTCCAAATATTAAGTCCACCATGGAACAATTGCATTCTGAGACTAGCAAGGGAAATTCATTAATGCTTGATAAGCTCAACATAAAATTGCTTTTGGGAATTTCGATACTTCCTGATGCACACAATTTAGCAAAGTTTAAGGTAAGCGGAGAAGTGCCCGAAATCAATCTTGCCATCAATGATTTCCAATACAAAACTATCATGCAGATCATTGATGCGTCGTTGCCTAATTTTGATGAATttgatggagaagaatcaaGTGTGTTTGAAGCATTTGGAACTCGAAATGGTagtgttgaaattgaagata CTGACAAGACTAACATGGATTCCAAACAAATCGAAGCAATCAGCAAGCAGCATATATTCGAGTTCAGTTTTAATGTCCAACTGGTCAACATTTCACTTTCTAGATGTATCAATGGACACACTCTTCAGACTGAGCCATTGGTAGACTTGGTTGGAGATTACTTGTCGTTGAATTTTTATAACACGCAAAAATTGATGCATCTAGATCTAATTTTAGACGACATAAACCTAATAGATCATATTGAACGATCAGGAGTCCCTGAGTTTGCCAGATTGATTTCGTCAAATAATTTTACTGATGAGGAAATCGTGAACAAGgaaatcttcaaacttgACTATTGGAGAACGCagagaattgttgaatacaatgacaaagaaattgaagtatTTGACCAGGATATTAAAATGGATATTGCGACGGTCAAATTTGTAGTTTCTAGAAAGTCCTTGTTGAGCCTTCTTAATTTTGTGTTGAACACTTTCACAGATCCAAATGCAGAGGCGACACCAGCCGACGAATTGAAACACAATGACTCAAGAGACGATGAAGTATCGCCACAAAAGATTAATGTGAAGATTAATTTGGATAGTATTATCTTGGTTTTGAATGAGGATGGTCTCAAATTAGCGACATTGAAACTAAGTACAGCTGATATTTCCGTGTTCTTAGTcccagaagaaatggaagtCAACGGTAAACTAGGAGCTCTTAGCCTACACGATGAGATTAATCAAGGCTCTCCAAGAGATTCTCTCTTGAGAAATTTAATCAGCATGGAAGGAGACAATCTTGCGGAATTTGTCTACAAGACATTTGATAGAGAGATCAGCGCGAACACATACAATACTTTTATTTCATTTAACACAGGTGCCATTGCAATTaattttgttgaaagtTCGTTGAATAGAATCCTTTCTTACTTGAGtcagttcttgaagatgaaagcTATTTATGACAAAGCTAGAGACGCTGCAATCAACCAGGCTGGTCAAATTGATGATGCAAATAAAATAAAGTTCGATTTACTAATCAAAGCACCTACCATTAtttttccaactttggtgaagaattcGAACATGCTATATGATACAGTTTCTGCAAGTCTCGGAGAGCTTTATGCATACAATGAATTCAAAGAACTGAATGgaataatgaaaaatataatCTCGACTGGAATTCGAAAAGTAAACCTCTTGTCGTTGTTCCACTTCgaaaaaaattgtagaCAAAAATCCAAAATAGTGGATAACTTCGATGTGTCATTCTTGATTGATTACAACGAGACGTACGTCAAGGATATTCCTACCTTTATTATCAATGGAAGGATGCCGGCTTTGGACTTAAACTTGACGGAGttgcagttgaagaaattgctTTCACTTTCAGATTCTGTTTTAaaagtcttcaattttcCAGATGCAAGTTATACATTCGATGATATTGAAATAGACGCTGAGAATGCAAACGCAGTTATTAGACACGATACGACAGTAAGAAATGCGAATGTTACAACTAAACCAATTAAGTTGGACGTTCATGAGAGTCAGGCCATAGAAATACCTCCAGAGCATAGGAAtgtggaattgaagttCGAGGTACCTAGCATATCTTTGAAAATTTACAACAGGACTTTCGGTATTGAAGatatagagaagaaaaggttgGCATCATTCAGTTTAAATAAGTTTGACTTCGATTTTGATATGAGAGAGGACGGACACTTCACATCAAACTTCAGTGTCGGTTCATTTGTTGTAAGTGATATCAGGGAGAATACTGACAGTAAGTTCAGAGAATTGATACCGCCTATAAGTGGAGACAACGATCAATTTGTTCTCTCAGTAACAACAGACGGTCCAgctgaaaaaaagaatattACGGCCATGCTTACCATAGAAAAACCAAGCACTATCCTTGTTCTAGATTATTTGTTTGAATTGAAGGCATTCTTTGACAAAGGATTTGAGAAGGATAGTTCCATGATTGTCGATTACGCCCAAAATCGCGAAATGATCACTGGAGACAGAGGAAGCATCAGCGGTTCTGCAAAGATTGATAATAGTCCTGGACCTCAGCCATCTTCGCTGAATATTGGATTTTCAATAAATGTAAAGGAGCCTTCTGTCATATTGCTAGctgattcttcaaaagaagatacaGAAGCAATTGTGTTCAAGGTGGAACAAGTTTTGGTGGCTAGCCAGAATGTAATATCTTTAGCAGCAAACAACATTGGACTCTTCTTGACTGCTATGAATGATTTTGATGACACTAGATATAGAATAATTGACGACTTTTCTGTGTCATTTGCTCACGATTCAAATGGTTCTACGTCAACGAGTTTCTTAACAAATATTCAGGCATCAGTCGATCCCATGATTGTAAGGGTGTCGCTAAGAGATATCAGATTAGCATTGGATATATTCAACCATGTGAATGAATTATACAGCAAGGCACATGCGGATCAAACTGCTAGCCAAGAATCTGACTACAATTTGTCCGAAGATTTCAAGAGAAGGCTCTCCAAATACGCTCCAAGCATCCTAACTAGCCTTTCCGCAAAGTCGCTCACAGCTAAAGAAGCTGTACTGATTGATAATGCCACAGTTGTAAAAGGCGAAGAATTGGTGGCAAGCATTGGAGGTGTCAGATTCGTCTTGATTGGAGATGTACATGAATTACCAGTCCTTGATATGAATGTTAAACCATTCGAAGTCAGAGCTATTAATTGGTCAACTGATTTAAATGCTGAAGTTCACATTGAGCAATTTGTCAATATTTACAACTACGCCAGATCTACATGGGAGCCACTAATTGAACCATGGCCCATTGCAATTTATGCCTCAAATGTTCTAACACCACAGAAAAGCTTACTTGTGGAAGTCGTTTCCCGCCAATTGGCCGAGATAACCCTAACTTCACATTCTGTTGCATTATTGTCTCAAATATCGAGTTTGATTACGTCCGATCAGCGCTTGAAACTACGAGGAGAAGATAATCCATATCTAATTGTCAATGAAACGGGATTTGACTTGGAAGTATGgtcagattcttctgatgaTACAAGGGAAAACAGAAGGGTTATAAAGTCACACGACAAGTTATCTTGGTCATTCGAGGACTGGAGAGATATTCGTGAGAATTTAGATACGAACAACAAGGTTGGAATATTAGGTGTTAGATTATTGAATTCGCAATACGAGATTGTGAACGGCATTTCTGCAACTGGCgaaggtgaagaattgtttATTTTGTATCCACCTGTAGATGGAGTTCATAATAGATTGTCATGCGATATAGCATTAGGAGATGATAATGTTAAGACgatattgttcaagtcgACAGTACGCGTTGAGAATGACGCAGATGTTCCTATTATCGTCAAAGTTATGAATGATAATGCAACAGAAGAGTTGGTGATTGAATCAAAGAAAGGAAAGGCATTGCCGATTGATTTTGTTTATGCCAGTGCAATCAAGATACGACCTTATATTGATACTCCTTATGAATGGTCTGATAGACCACTACATTGGAAAGATCTAATTAAGAATGAAGTGTCTTTGAAATGTTCAGCGGTTCTCAGTAACGATTTGTCGTCATTTTATTTTCAGGCTGAAGCAATTTATGATCATGAAGAGCCTTTGGCTAGAATTTACCCCCATTTGAGGTTAGTGATTTCTGCTCCTGTGGAAATTGAGAACCTACTACCCTTTGACTTAAATTACAGGTTATATGACAAGAATCTCAAGAAAGATTGGAAGGGACTGGTTGACAAGGGAATAAAGAGTTATGTGCATGTTGTCAGTTTGGAAAATTTGCTTTTATTAAGTGTCGAGCCGAAGAATTGTAACTTTGGAAAATCTGAATTCGCTATTATTAATATATCAAAGGCAAGTGAATTTAAAAGAGAGAACACACTCATTTTAAGAAGCCAAGATGGTCAACAATTAAAATTAAGAATTTACTACCCgagaaagaaatcaaataGCACAAGTCTTCGTGTGGTTATTTATTCTCCTTATGTCATTTTGAATAGAACGGGccagaatcttcttgttgatgaaaaggGAAACCTGACATACTCATACGGGAAACTGTCGTTACAGCCAGTGATTCCAGTTATGTTTTCATTCGATAGGTTTGGTGACCGACAAAATAGGGcacaattgaaaattggaGATTCTGCATTTACAGCCCCCATAAGCTTTGATGCGCTAGGCCAAGACATAAACGCGAAAGCTCAGGTGCCTGGCagacaaattgaaatgaaTGTTGGGATTTCCATCGCGGAAGGAGAAGGTAAATATAACTTATCGAAGGTGGTAACGATCGCTCCAAGATATATCGTGAGAAATTCTCTCCAGGAGACCCtacaaattgttgaaaatggGACGACCAAACAAATTCAGATAGGACCAAAGGAATTATTGCCTCTTTACGGTCTTCGAAGattagaaaagaagagtatttTGATTAAATTCTTGCATTCTTCTAAAACTTGGTCGTCACCATTTACCCTTGATGATATTGGCCAATTATTTATCAAGGTGTACAAGGAAAatgttggacaagtctTATTGAAAGTGAGCATTATTTTGGAAAATGCTACAATGTTCATTCAGATAGAAAATGCAAACAATAATTGGCCATTTTCAATTAGAAACTTCAGTGACTCTGAGTTTTACGTCTACCAAAATGACCCAAATATCAATGAAAATGGTGAACTCGTCAAAAATGACACACAATACAAGCCTATTTACTACAAAATTCCAGCTAAAAGTGTCATGCCGTACGCTTATGACTATCCTAATGCTGTCatcaaggagttgataATTAGATCTCACGGTAGGGAGAGAGCTGTAAATTTAGCTGAAATTGGAAACTTGAAGCCATTCAGACTTCCACCAACCCAAGATGCAGAGCAACTGATTGTCGATCTCAACGTTGTGGCAGATGGACCTACTCAATCATTGATCATAACCAATTATGATCCTTCAGTCAGCTTGTATAAACTCCCTGGAGAAAAATCAAGCTCAACGGTAGCCCTATCCCAGAACTTTGAAGCATCCGAAGGTGACGAGAATTATCATATCAAGATCGTGACCAAGTTTGAAGGTTTCGGGTTATCGTTGATAAATACTAGATTCCAGGAGTTATGTTATATCACAATTCGAGGATTGGAACTTAGGTACAACGAGTCAGACTTATACCAGAACATCAGCTTTAAATTGAAGTGGATGCAAATCGACAACCAATTATACGGAGGAATATTTCCGATTATACAATACCCAAGTGTTATTCCTAAGTCAGGTAGAGAGCTAAATAGCCATCCATCGCTTTCCGGATCACTCGTTCGCGTCAAGGATGATAGCCATGGAGTTCTCTTTATAAAGTATGCGACGATTTTGTTGCAGGAGATGAcctttgaaattgatgaagatttcttgtttgctCTCTTAGAGTTCGCTAAGTTTCCAGGTGCAAGCTGGAACAAGGAATCTGTCGATAAACTATGTGATGCTGAACTCAAGCTTCCAGAACCAGGCAGTTTGACAGGAGCTAGCGATATCTACTTCGAAGCTTTGCACCTTCAACCGATCcaattgaatttgtcaTTTGTACGTACAGAAAGAGTTAATGCAGAAGACAAAGCTTCATCCCAAAATACATTAatgtttttcttcaatgtccTTACAATGGCAATTGGAAATATTAATGATGCTCCTATTAAATTGAACTCTTTGTTTATTGAGAATCTTAGAGTTCCAATACCCATCTTGATTGAATCAATTCAAACTCACTATGGGCAATCATTTTTCTATCAAGTTCATAAGATTCTTGGTTCCGCTGATTTCATTGGAAATCCAGTAGGTTTGTTCAATCACATTTCATCTGGTGTACTTGATATTTTCTATGAACCATATCAAGGTTTCATTATCAATGACCGTCCTCAAGAGTTGGGAATTAGCATTGCTAAAGGTGGATTGAGTTTtgtgaagaagtcaatttTTGGATTTTCAGATTCCTTTGCGAAGTTCACCGGTTCAATTGCAAAGGGGTTGTCGGTTGCGACAATGGATAAGAACTTCCAAGAACGTCGTAGACTTAACCAACGCCGAAACAAACCAAAGCATGCTCTCTACGGAGTTGCATCAGGCGCCAATTCATTCTTCGAATCCGTCTCTTCTGGAGTTACAGGCATTGCAACAGCACCCATAGAAGGTGCAAACGCAGAGGGGGCAGCTGGGTTTTTCAAGGGCCTTGGACGAGGTGTTGTTGGCTTGCCAACAAAGACTGCAATAGGGTTCTTTGATTTAGCATCGAATGTTAGTGAAGGCATCAGAAACACAACAACAGTTTTTGATGCAGAAGGATTGGACAAAGTGAGACTTCCAAGACACATCCCTCACGACCACGTTATAAGGCCTTTTTCGCAAAGAGAAGCCCAAGGACAATACTGGCTCAATTCAATTGATGGAGATGTTTATTTTAGAGAGACGTATTTGGCGCATTTACTACTTTCAGGTGAAGAGAAGGTAGTTTTGGTCACATATAAGATGATTGTACTTTTCGAAGTtaacaatttgaaatccAAATGGGTGATTAGCTTTGACCAGATCAAATCTATTTCAGTTGAACCTTCTGGATTGAGTATTGGACTCAAGAGGAGAGAGGGTCCATTCATCCCCATTcctgaaaagaaaaatagaaacttcttgtacaacaagATTGCCATTGCTGTTGAGGAATTCAATAAGCACTGCCAAATAGTATTATAG